The following is a genomic window from Hymenobacter chitinivorans DSM 11115.
TGTAGCCTTTGCCCCTACCATCACCTGGCTGTTCGTGGGCCGCATCATTGCCGGCATCACGGGCGCGAGCTTCACCACGGCCTCGGCTTACATTGCCGACATCAGCACCCCGGAGAAGCGGGCCCAGAACTTCGGCATGATTGGCGCCGCCTTTGGCCTGGGCTTCATTATCGGGCCGGTTATCGGGGGCGTGCTAGGGCAGTTCGGGCCCCGCGTGCCCTTCCTGGTAGCGGCGGGCCTGACGATGATTAACTGGCTCTACGGCTTCTTTATCCTGCCCGAGTCCCTGGACAAAGAGCACCGCCGCCCCTTCAACTGGCGCCGGGCCAACCCCATCGGCTCGTTGCGGCAGCTGCAGAAATATCCCGTAATTCTGGGCATGGTAGGCTCGCTGGTGCTGGTCTACATTGCGGCCCACTCCACGCAGAGCACCTGGTCGTACTACACCATGTACAAGTTCAAGTGGAACGAGGCCTGGGTGGGCTACTCGCTCGGCGCTATCGGGACGCTCACGGCCCTGGTGCAGGGCCTGCTGATTCGGCGGCTCAACCCCTGGCTGGGCGCCAAACGCTCGGTGTTTCTGGGTCTGGCTTTCTACGCCCTGGGTTTTTCGCTGTTTGCCTTTGCTCCCAAGGGCTGGATGATGTTCGTGTTTCTGATTCCCTACTGCCTGGGCGGTATTGCCGGGCCGGCCTTGCAGGGCATCATGTCGGGGCAGGTGCCGCGTAATGAGCAGGGTGAGTTGCAGGGCGCTTTGACCAGCCTCATCAGCCTGACATCCATCATCGGCCCTCCCCTGATGACCAACCTGTTTTCCTTCTTCACCGGACCCAAAGCCCCCGTGCACTTTCCCGGAGCGGCTTTTCTGACCGGGGCCGTGCTCACCGTTATCAGCATGCTACTGGCCATGAAGTCGTTGCGGCACTACGTGGCGCCGGTGGCACCAGCAGTGCAGGAGCCCGAAGCGGTGGCCAGCCACTAATTAGCAACAGTCCCAGTAGAAGTAGGCCTGGTCGAACTCGCCGTTTTGCAGGGCCTGAGCACTGATAAAGAAGTGGGCCACGCCGGAGTCGCCGAACATGATGTGCTCGTCCATATCGATTTGCAGCAGCTGCACGTCGTTGGCTATTGCCGGAGTGTAGGCCCGCGGGTCGCCCTGGGTGAACAGAGCGTAGCCGCCCAGCTTGTGCCCTTCGCCGCCAAAAAGCCGGTTAAATTCCTGCTTCTGGGCCCGGGGCAGCCTCGTGTTGTAGGTGTGAGCAGTGCGGCCGTTGAAGTCGACGGTAAAGCGGGAATCCTCGATGCCCCCGTACTCGGTAGTCAGCGCAAACTGCAGCGTATGCTCGCAGCGGATCGGGCTGTCGTCATAATGGTCGGCGGGCAGAAAGCTGAAATCCTGCTGAATTTCCTCGGCCAGCTGCTCGGGTCTGATGTGGAGCACGGCCGCTTCGTCCACGTTGTAGAGTTCCTGGGCCGAGGCGTAGAACTGCAGCAGCCCCGCCGCGGGCAGCCAGTCGGTGGCCGGCAGCTCAGTCAGATTAATCTGGGCCAGCAGCAAGAGCGGCGCGCCTTTTTCGCCCCGCGGGTAAGCAACGCTCAATGGCAAATACGGCAGGCCGCCAAACTTACTGGCCGCCGACACCGGCCCGGCCTCCGGGAGCGGGGTGGCCTTGATTTTAATGCTGGGCAGGGCATGCTGCTGGATCTGCTCGGCGAAAGGAGCTAAGAATTCGGGAATCATCGAGTTAGCCAAAACGGTTGGTTGTTACAGCCCAGCAAGCAGAACCCCGCCAGCCTGGTTGGCGCTCAAAAACCGGCGGGATATCCTCCCCCGCAAGGTATCTTTACTTTCTATGGAAACCATTGCCTCCACCCTCCCCATTACCACTACCGACTCCTTCCTGAGCCAGGCCGCCCGCGACCTGCTCACGCGCTTTCCCGGCGCCGAGCTGAGCGACCTGGTGGTGGTGGTGCCCACGCGGCGGGCGGTGGTGTATCTGAAAAACGAGCTGAGTCTGGCCGCCGAAGCCGGCTCGGCGGTGTGGAGCCCGCGCGTGGCGGCCATGGAAGACTACATGGTGGAGCTTTCGGGCGTGCAGGTCGAGGAGCCCATTGCCCTGCAGCTGCTGCTCTTCGACATCCTGCGCGACATTGACCCCAAGCTCGATTTCGACCAGTTCGTGGGCTGGTCGGGCCTGCTGGTGCAGGACTTCTCCCACCTCGACCAGAACCTGGCCTCGCCGGCCAAAGTGTTTGAGTACCTGACCCAGGCCAAGGCCTTGGAACGCTGGGAGCTGGCCGATACGCCCACGGAAGTCAGCACCACGGCCGCCTACTTCCGCTTCTGGGACGATTTGGAAAAGGTGTACTGGCGCCTGCGTCGGCGCATGGAGCAAACCCACTTGGCCTACCCTGGGCTGGCGTATCGGCTGGCGGTGAACAAGGTGCAGAACCGCCTGGAACACGGCGACACCCTGCCGCGGCACGTGTTTTTGGGGCTGGGCTCGTTGTCCCGGGCCGAGCAGCGCCTGATTCAGCTGCTGCTCAAGGAAGGCCGGGCCGAGGTGCGCTTCGACGGCGACGCGTTTTACCTGGAAACCGACTCGCCCAACCGCGCCGGCCAGCACCTGCGGCAGTACCGCAAAAACTGGGACTTGCCCGCCGAGGCCTTCGGCGACACCGGTACGGGCCTGCCCAATCTGCTGCGCACGTTGGAGCGGGAAATTCAGTTTGTGGGCGTGGCCAACGCCAGCATGCAGGGCAAAGTGGCCGGGCAGCTGCTGGCGGCTTCGCGCCGGGAGAATCCGCGGGCTAAAGTGGCCGTGGTGCTGCCCGACGAAACCCTGCTGCTGCCCGTATTGCACGGTTTGCCGCCCCAGGAAGTGCCCGAGTACAACGTGACGATGGGTCTGAGCTTCCAAAGCACGCCCTTGTTCAACTTGGTGGATCTGCTGTTCGAAGTGCACCTGACCGGCATCCGGGAGGGCAGCCCAGAAACCGGCTACGGGGTGCCGCGCTACCACCATCTGGCCGTATCGAAGCTGCTGGGCCACCCGTTTTTAAGGCGCTACCAACAGTGGCTCGACAAGCAGCCCCAGAAGCAATACCACGGCCTGCTCGACAAGATCTGCAACCAGATTGTGAAGCGCAATGCCGTGTTGCTGCCGGCCAGTGAGCTGCTGGAGCTGGGCCAGCAGCACCCGCTGGTGGCGGCCCTGTTTGCCACCTGGGACACCTGCGACGATATTATCCGGGCCTGCTACACGCTCATTGACCTGCTCAAAAAGGCCTACCAGGATCAGCATTCGGCTATTGAAGCGGAATACTTGTTCCTGTTCTTTACGCTGGTCAAGCGCCTGGATTCGGTGTTCGACTGCCGGGAGCAGCGGCTGTCGGTGCGCTCCTTCCGGCGGTTTTTGTACGAGCAGATGACCCGCACCCGCCTGCCCTTCAGCGGGGAGCCCATTGCCGACGTGCAGGTGATGGGCCTGCTCGAAACCCGGGCCCTGGACTTCGACCACGTCATTATTCTAAGTTGCAACGAGCGGGTGCTGCCGGCGCCCAAAAACAACTCCTCGCTGTTCCCTTACGACGTGCTGACCCAGTTCAAGATGCCGACCTACGCCGACCACGAGGCGGCTACGGCCCACCAGTTCTGGCGCCTGCTGCAGCGGGCCCGCCGCGTGGATTTGCTGCACGTGCTGCCGGGCGCCGAGGGTACCCGCACCGGGGAACGAAGCCGCTTCCTGCTCCAGATTCAGAACGACCTGCTGCCCCAGAACCCGAACCTGACCCTGCGCGACCTAACGGCCAGCGTTCTGGACGACGCGCCCGACTCGGCCGCCCGGCGCGAGTACGGCGGGGACCTGGTGCTGGAAAAAGACCCCGAAATGCTGGCCGCCCTGCGCACGTTGCTGGAAAAAGGCCTTTCGCCCTCGGCCCTGAATCAATACCTGAACTGCTCGTTGCAATTCTACTTTGCCCGCCTGGCCAAGTTCAAGGAAAACGACGAGGTGGAGGAAAAGCTGGAGGCCGACAGCTTCGGCACGGTGGTCCACGAAACGCTGGAAACCCTGTTACAGCCCTTTGTGGAGGCCCAGAAAGCTATTACGGCCGAAGACGTTCCGGTCCTGCTGCGCCTGATTCCGCAGCATCTGGAGCGGGCCCTGCGCCACGAGCAGGATGAGCGCCACGCCCGTCCCGACGAAGGCCTCAACCACGTACTGGGCCAGGTAGCGGCCCAGCTGGTGCGCCGCTATCTGGAAGGCCTCCAGGACACGCCCGGCGCGCTGCCCCTGCGCATCGTGGCGTTGGAAAAAATCCTCGACTCCCGGGTGCCGGTGACGCTCGAAAATGGTGACACTTTCGATATGATAGTGTTTGGCTACACTGACCGGCTCGACGAGCTGCCCGACGGCCGCCTGCGCGTCGTCGACTACAAAACCGGCCTGGTGCAGCCCTACGACCTGAAGCTGCAGAAGCGCGGCGACGATGCCGCGGCCGCCACCCAGCGCCTGCTCCACGACGCCACCTCCTCGGCCGACAAGGTGCGGCAGCTCTGGCTCTACCGCTTCATGCTGGAGCGCGCCGGCCGCCCCGCCGCCGATGCCGCCATCATTTCCCTACGCAACCTCACGGCCGGCCCCATGACGGCCGACATGGCCTTCCTGACCGAAGACGGCACTTCCTTCGTGGAAAAAGGCGAGCAGCTGCTCACCGAGTTTGCCCGCAAAATCATGGACCCGCTGGAGCCTATCCGCAAAACCGACGATTTGGAACGGTGCCAGTACTGCCCCTACCGCGGCATCTGCGCCCGGTAATTGGTTGTTCGTTGTTCGTTGTTGGTTGTCAGTTGTTAGGACTGTCATCCTGAGATGAGCGAAGCGGAACGAAGGACCTTCCTCGCCTACCCCACTGAAATTTCTACCAACGCAAAAAGCCTTTTAGCACCAGCACAGCAAAGGACTTTTTACATTGAATAGCGCTTATCAATCAGGTGAGGTAGGTCCTTCGTTCCGCTTCGCTCCTCTCAGGATGACAGCCGGAAAAATGAACCGGAGTCCTACCTTTACTTTCTTCACCTCTCTACTTCCCACAAAAAAGAAATATCATGGACGAATTCATGCAGGCCGCCATCGACGAGGCGCGGCAGGGCCGCCAGCAGGGCGGTATTCCCATCGGCTCGGTGCTGGTGCGCGACGGTAAAATCGTGGCCCGGGGGCGCAACAAGCGCGTGCAGGAGGACAACCCCATCAAGCACGGCGAAATGGACTGCCTCTTCAACGCCGGCCGCCAGCGCAGCTACCGCGACACCGTTATTTACACCACACTGATGCCCTGCTACATGTGCGCCGGCACCATCGTGCAGTTCAAGATTCCCAAGGTGATGGTAGGCGAGTCGCGCACGTTCGGCGAGTCGCGGGCCTTCCTGGAAAGCCACGGCGTGGAAGTCGTGGACCTGGACCTGCAGGAGTGCGTGGACATGATGAACGAGTTCGTCGAGGCCGAGCCCACGCTCTGGAACGAGGACATCATGGAGCTGTAACCTAGCTTCGTTCGTCGGAACAACCCTACAAGAACGTCATGTCGACCAGCAGGAGACATGACGTTCTGCTTTTTTAAGTGCTGGTAAGGCCGTTGGATTCGATGCTGCCGGTTTATTTATTGGCTCATTATTGCTTTAGCCACCGCGAGGTGCGTTTTTAGAGCGTTACTCGCCCCACGTATTCCGCCTGTATGAGCTTCCCCTCCGCCCGCTTCACGGCCGCCCTTGCCACATTCGACGCCGCCAACGCCGAAGACCCCAACCAGGAAACTGATGCCGAGGGTCAAAGCTGGCCCAAGGAGCTGCTCTACGGCCACCGCATGAGTGCCTGCCTGGCCCGCGTGGCACCCGAGGCCCCGGAGCCCGTGCAGCTGGCCGCCCGCTGCCAGCACATCCGCCGTTGGGCCATTCCGCGCGCTGATTTCCCCCTGGACCGCCCCGGCTACCACCAGTGGCGCAACACGCTCAAGAAATACCACGCCGAAGTTGCCGGCCAACTCCTGACCGAAGTAGGCTACGACGAAGCCACCATCGGGCGGGTGCAGGCCCTGCTGCAAAAGCAGCAGCTCACCCGCGACGCCGACATGCAGCTGCTGGAGGACGTGATTTGCCTGGTATTTCTGGAACACTACTTCCTGGATTTTGCCCGCCAGCACCCCGAGGAGAAAATCATCGTCATCGTGCAGAAAACCTGGCGCAAAATGACCCCGCAGGGCCACGCCCTGGCCCTACAGCTCCCGCTGCCCGCCGAGGCTCAGGCCCTGGTAGCCAAAGCCCTGGCCTAGCTTCCTCGCCGGCATCTCATGACCTAGGCCTACCACCGCTCCGATAACGATAAGGGCCGGGTAGGTAATCTGCTGGCTGGCGACCAGCGCCGGCAGGGTGCGCACCGGCCCCACGGCCAACTTCCGCTGAGGCAGGGTGAGGTGCTGGACCACGGCGGCTGGCGTGTCGCCCTTGCCCATTTCGCAGTAGGCGGCGGCAATTTCGGCGGCTTTTTTCAGGCCCATGTAAATCACCACGGTGGAGTTGCTTTGCATGGCCAGGCGCAGGTCCACCGACAGGGAGCCGTCCTTTTTGGTGCCCGTCACCATCCAGACGCCCTCACTGATGATGCGGTGGGTCAGGGGAATGTCTTCGAAGCCCAGGGCCTGCATGCTCGAAATCCCGGGAATGTAGTGCGTGGCAATGCCGTGGGCGCGGGCAAACAGGATTTCCTCGAAGCCCCGCCCGAAGATGAACGGGTCGCCGCCCTTGAGGCGAATGACGCGGCCCCGGGCCCGGGCTTTTTCCAGAATCAGCTCGTGAATGGTTTCCTGGGGCGTGTAGTCGCCGTAGGGCTTTTTGCCCACGTACACGCACTCGCAGCCGGCCGGGGCCAGGGCTAGCAGCTCCTGGTTGGCCAGGTTGTCGTAGAGAATGACGGCGGCGGTTTGCAGCACCCGGTGGGCTTTGAGCGTGAGCAGCTCCGGGTCGCCGGGCCCCGCTCCCACCACGTAGAGCTCCGGCACCACACCGGCCGGGTTTTCCTGCTGACTACTCAAGGACTTAGTTTTTTAGATGCGGGGGAAGAAAGCAGGCTCCGCACCTGCACGGCGGCCAGGGCCCCGGCCGTCAGCAAAGCGCCCAGGGCCAGGCGGCGCCACCGCCGGGTGGCCGGCACCTCGAAGCCGGGGCCGCCGGCCAAGCCGGCCGTTACCTGGTTCAGGGTGCGGACCTTGGCGGCAAAGTCGCCGGCGAGCTGCTGACGGATGGCGGGCATCTTCTGCAGCACCGCGTCGAGCTCGTCGGGCAGGGCTTCTTCCAGCACGGCCCGCACCCGCTTGGCCACCGTGGGCGACTGGCCGTTGGTGGAAACCGCAATTTTCAACGCCCCCTTCTGCACCACCGACGAGAGGTAAAAGTCGCACAGCGGGGGCGTATCGGCCACGTTTACCAGCAGGCGGTGGCTCCGGGCAGCCTGCTTGATGCGCGCGTGCAGGGCCGGATCGTCGGTGGCGGCAAACACGATATCAGCTTCTTCCAGCAGGGCGTCGGTGTAAGCTTCTTCGCGCAGCTGGACTTTGGGATGCTGCGCGGCCAATTCCCGCAGGGCGGGCAGAAAAGTGAGGCTGACGACCGTTACGGCCGTGGCCGGGCTGCTGCGCAAGATGGCCGTGAGCTTTTCCAGTCCCACGTTGCCGCCGCCAACGAGCAGCACGCGCAGCTGCTCTAATTTGAGAAAGACCGGAAAAAGTGGATTGGCACTGGGTGGGGAAAGCATGAGCAAGGATTGAGAAAAGATGATAAGCGTAAGGTGCTACAAGCTGCTTACGGAGCGGCCCCAACG
Proteins encoded in this region:
- a CDS encoding YwqG family protein, giving the protein MIPEFLAPFAEQIQQHALPSIKIKATPLPEAGPVSAASKFGGLPYLPLSVAYPRGEKGAPLLLLAQINLTELPATDWLPAAGLLQFYASAQELYNVDEAAVLHIRPEQLAEEIQQDFSFLPADHYDDSPIRCEHTLQFALTTEYGGIEDSRFTVDFNGRTAHTYNTRLPRAQKQEFNRLFGGEGHKLGGYALFTQGDPRAYTPAIANDVQLLQIDMDEHIMFGDSGVAHFFISAQALQNGEFDQAYFYWDCC
- a CDS encoding precorrin-2 dehydrogenase/sirohydrochlorin ferrochelatase family protein produces the protein MLSPPSANPLFPVFLKLEQLRVLLVGGGNVGLEKLTAILRSSPATAVTVVSLTFLPALRELAAQHPKVQLREEAYTDALLEEADIVFAATDDPALHARIKQAARSHRLLVNVADTPPLCDFYLSSVVQKGALKIAVSTNGQSPTVAKRVRAVLEEALPDELDAVLQKMPAIRQQLAGDFAAKVRTLNQVTAGLAGGPGFEVPATRRWRRLALGALLTAGALAAVQVRSLLSSPASKKLSP
- a CDS encoding TCR/Tet family MFS transporter, coding for MSDKRQAALGFIFITLLLDVIGFGIIIPVIPKLISSLTGGTISDASRYGGWLMFAFASMQFLFSPVLGNLSDQYGRRPVLLFALLGFGLDYLFVAFAPTITWLFVGRIIAGITGASFTTASAYIADISTPEKRAQNFGMIGAAFGLGFIIGPVIGGVLGQFGPRVPFLVAAGLTMINWLYGFFILPESLDKEHRRPFNWRRANPIGSLRQLQKYPVILGMVGSLVLVYIAAHSTQSTWSYYTMYKFKWNEAWVGYSLGAIGTLTALVQGLLIRRLNPWLGAKRSVFLGLAFYALGFSLFAFAPKGWMMFVFLIPYCLGGIAGPALQGIMSGQVPRNEQGELQGALTSLISLTSIIGPPLMTNLFSFFTGPKAPVHFPGAAFLTGAVLTVISMLLAMKSLRHYVAPVAPAVQEPEAVASH
- the cobA gene encoding uroporphyrinogen-III C-methyltransferase; this translates as MSSQQENPAGVVPELYVVGAGPGDPELLTLKAHRVLQTAAVILYDNLANQELLALAPAGCECVYVGKKPYGDYTPQETIHELILEKARARGRVIRLKGGDPFIFGRGFEEILFARAHGIATHYIPGISSMQALGFEDIPLTHRIISEGVWMVTGTKKDGSLSVDLRLAMQSNSTVVIYMGLKKAAEIAAAYCEMGKGDTPAAVVQHLTLPQRKLAVGPVRTLPALVASQQITYPALIVIGAVVGLGHEMPARKLGQGFGYQGLSLGGQREL
- a CDS encoding DUF4202 domain-containing protein, translating into MSFPSARFTAALATFDAANAEDPNQETDAEGQSWPKELLYGHRMSACLARVAPEAPEPVQLAARCQHIRRWAIPRADFPLDRPGYHQWRNTLKKYHAEVAGQLLTEVGYDEATIGRVQALLQKQQLTRDADMQLLEDVICLVFLEHYFLDFARQHPEEKIIVIVQKTWRKMTPQGHALALQLPLPAEAQALVAKALA
- a CDS encoding nucleoside deaminase, translating into MDEFMQAAIDEARQGRQQGGIPIGSVLVRDGKIVARGRNKRVQEDNPIKHGEMDCLFNAGRQRSYRDTVIYTTLMPCYMCAGTIVQFKIPKVMVGESRTFGESRAFLESHGVEVVDLDLQECVDMMNEFVEAEPTLWNEDIMEL
- a CDS encoding PD-(D/E)XK nuclease family protein, encoding METIASTLPITTTDSFLSQAARDLLTRFPGAELSDLVVVVPTRRAVVYLKNELSLAAEAGSAVWSPRVAAMEDYMVELSGVQVEEPIALQLLLFDILRDIDPKLDFDQFVGWSGLLVQDFSHLDQNLASPAKVFEYLTQAKALERWELADTPTEVSTTAAYFRFWDDLEKVYWRLRRRMEQTHLAYPGLAYRLAVNKVQNRLEHGDTLPRHVFLGLGSLSRAEQRLIQLLLKEGRAEVRFDGDAFYLETDSPNRAGQHLRQYRKNWDLPAEAFGDTGTGLPNLLRTLEREIQFVGVANASMQGKVAGQLLAASRRENPRAKVAVVLPDETLLLPVLHGLPPQEVPEYNVTMGLSFQSTPLFNLVDLLFEVHLTGIREGSPETGYGVPRYHHLAVSKLLGHPFLRRYQQWLDKQPQKQYHGLLDKICNQIVKRNAVLLPASELLELGQQHPLVAALFATWDTCDDIIRACYTLIDLLKKAYQDQHSAIEAEYLFLFFTLVKRLDSVFDCREQRLSVRSFRRFLYEQMTRTRLPFSGEPIADVQVMGLLETRALDFDHVIILSCNERVLPAPKNNSSLFPYDVLTQFKMPTYADHEAATAHQFWRLLQRARRVDLLHVLPGAEGTRTGERSRFLLQIQNDLLPQNPNLTLRDLTASVLDDAPDSAARREYGGDLVLEKDPEMLAALRTLLEKGLSPSALNQYLNCSLQFYFARLAKFKENDEVEEKLEADSFGTVVHETLETLLQPFVEAQKAITAEDVPVLLRLIPQHLERALRHEQDERHARPDEGLNHVLGQVAAQLVRRYLEGLQDTPGALPLRIVALEKILDSRVPVTLENGDTFDMIVFGYTDRLDELPDGRLRVVDYKTGLVQPYDLKLQKRGDDAAAATQRLLHDATSSADKVRQLWLYRFMLERAGRPAADAAIISLRNLTAGPMTADMAFLTEDGTSFVEKGEQLLTEFARKIMDPLEPIRKTDDLERCQYCPYRGICAR